From Lemur catta isolate mLemCat1 chromosome 19, mLemCat1.pri, whole genome shotgun sequence, a single genomic window includes:
- the GSX2 gene encoding GS homeobox 2, with protein MSRSFYVDSLIIKDSSRPAPSLPEPHPGPDFFIPLGMPAPLVMSVSGPGCPSRKSGAFCVCPLCVTSHLHSSRGPVGAGGGGAGAGGTGAGGSGATGGAGALPLLKSQFSSGPGDAQFCPRVSHAHHHHHPPQHHHHHHQPQQPGSAAAAAAAAAAAAAAAALGHPQHHAPVCAATTYNVADPRRFHCLTMGGSDASQVPNGKRMRTAFTSTQLLELEREFSSNMYLSRLRRIEIATYLNLSEKQVKIWFQNRRVKHKKEGKGTQRNSHAGCKCVGSQAHYARSEDEDSLSPASANDDKEISLL; from the exons ATGTCGCGCTCCTTCTATGTCGACTCGCTCATCATCAAGGACTCCTCGCGGCCTGCGCCCTCGCTGCCTGAGCCGCACCCCGGGCCGGATTTCTTCATCCCGCTGGGCATGCCGGCCCCATTGGTGATGTCCGTGTCCGGGCCAGGCTGCCCGTCCCGCAAGAGCGGCGCTTTCTGCGTGTGCCCTCTCTGCGTCACTTCTCACCTGCACTCCTCTCGGGGGCCCGTGGGCGCCGGCGGCGGGGGCGCAGGAGCCGGGGGTAccggggctgggggcagcgggGCGACTGGGGGTGCCGGGGCCCTGCCTCTGCTCAAGAGCCAGTTCTCTTCGGGTCCTGGGGACGCGCAGTTTTGCCCGCGGGTGAGCCACGcgcaccatcaccaccacccgccgcagcaccaccatcaccaccatcagcCCCAGCAGCCCGGCTCAGCCGCtgcggcagcggcagcggcggcggcagcggcagccgCAGCGGCCCTGGGGCACCCCCAGCACCACGCACCTGTCTGCGCCGCCACCACCTACAACGTGGCGGACCCGCGGAGATTCCACTGCCTCACCATGG GAGGCTCCGACGCCAGCCAGGTACCCAACGGCAAGAGGATGAGGACAGCGTTCACGAGCACTCAGCTCCTGGAGCTGGAGCGAGAATTCTCTTCCAATATGTACCTGTCTCGACTCCGGAGGATCGAAATTGCCACGTATCTGAACCTGTCGGAGAAGCAGGTGAAAATCTGGTTTCAGAACCGTCGGGTGAAGCACaagaaggaggggaagggcacGCAGAGGAACAGTCACGCGGGCTGCAAGTGCGTTGGCAGCCAGGCGCACTACGCGCGCTCGGAGGACGAGGACTCCTTGTCGCCGGCCTCAGCCAACGACGACAAGGAGATTTCCCTTTTATGA